From Pseudomonas fluorescens:
ACCGCGAATGGTGTGCAACAAGACTGCATTGTGGCTCGCCTCGGCAATGGCCAGATGGAACCTCGCATCAGCAGCCCCCTCCTCGGCCCGGCTCACTTTATCGTCGCGCGCATAACAATCCTGCAGCGCTTCAAAAGCAGCCGTCAGCCGCTCGCGGTCGACCTCGGTAGCACGTAACGCCGCGTAGTAAGCGCAAGAGGCTTCAAGGGTCTGGCGAAACTCCAGCAGATCACGCTGAGCCTCGGGGTTGTTCTCCAGCAGATGCAGCAGCGGATCGCTGAACGTCGAGCCCAAGGACTCAGCCACATAATTGCCACCACCCTGGCGGCTGACCAACAACCCCTTGGCCGCCAGCTTCTGAATCGCCTCGCGCAGCGACGGGCGCGAAACCCCAAACTGCTCAGCCAAAGCGCGCTCGGCCGGCAAGCGCTCGCCCGACTTGAGCGTGCCCTCAAGGATCATGCCCTCAAGCTGCTCGACAATATCGTCAGACAAACGGCGCTGACGCACCTGATCAAACCCCATAACTCACTCTCCACGATCCCGACCACTCGCCGGGGCCTCTATTCTGGCCTATCGCCGCACTTGCGGCACCTATCAGAGCGCTCTCGATTCATCCGATCAGAGCACCGGCACGCGCCCCTACGACCAAAGTTTCGCAGGCGGCAAATTGACACACCGCTATCCAGGCTTTTACTCTAGCCAACAGCGGCTGTAAATTGGTCTTACCAATTACCCACGCCGACTGAAGTGCCTGACCAACAACAATTAGGGGCCACCCCATATGCAAACCTGGCAACAGCTCTACAGCCCGCTCGGCAGCCTCGGCCTGTCCGCACTGGCAGCCGTCATTCCCATCGTATTCTTCTTCCTGGCCCTGGCCGTGTTCCGCCTCAAAGGCCACGTCGCCGGCAGCATTACCCTGGCGCTGTCGATCCTGGTGGCGATCTTTGCCTTC
This genomic window contains:
- a CDS encoding FCD domain-containing protein yields the protein MGFDQVRQRRLSDDIVEQLEGMILEGTLKSGERLPAERALAEQFGVSRPSLREAIQKLAAKGLLVSRQGGGNYVAESLGSTFSDPLLHLLENNPEAQRDLLEFRQTLEASCAYYAALRATEVDRERLTAAFEALQDCYARDDKVSRAEEGAADARFHLAIAEASHNAVLLHTIRGLFDLLKRNVVTNIGGMYQQRTETRDMLISQHRDLYLAIIEGRAEQAREVSTRHLLYVQEVLEEVRQEVQRMARAERRKGM